Genomic DNA from Methanocalculus natronophilus:
ACTCCTTCTCCTGCGCAAACTCCCCTCCCATAAAGAGGAGTTTTCTCCCGGGATGTGTGTACATATATCCATACAGCAGCCTGAGGTTCGCAAACTGCTGCCACCGATCTCCTGGCATCTTCCCAAGCAGGGATCCTTTGCCATAGACCACCTCGTCATGGGAGAGAGGAAGGAGATAGTTCTCCGAGAATGCATAGATGATCGAGAACGTCAGCTCGTCATGATGGTAGGGGCGGTGGACAGGATCCCGTTTCATATAGCGGAGCGTATCATGCATCCATCCCATATTCCATTTCATGCCAAAACCGAGCCCTCCTGTATAGGTGGGGCGGGTGACCATTGGCCATGCTGTCGACTCTTCAGCGATCACCTGGACATCAGGAAATGCAGCATATACGGTCTCGTTTAATAACCGCAGGAACTGTATCGCCTCAAGGTTCTCCTTCCCCCCGTACATATTCGGAGTCCAGTCACCTGATGGGCGTGCGTAATCCAGGTACAGCATCGAGGCAACCCCATCGACTCGCAGGCCGTCTGCATGATAGTAATCCAGCCAGAAGAGAGCACTTGAAAGGAGGAACGATCGGACCTCGTGGCGGCCGTAGTTGAAGATGCAGCTCTGCCATTCGGGATGGAAACCTTTGCTGGGATCTGCATGTTCATAACAATGTGAGCCGTCAAAGACCGCAAGGCCATGGAGATCTGAGGGGAAATGCGACGGCACCCAGTCAACGATCACCCCGATATCTGCCTGGTGGAGCGTGTCGATGAGATACATCAGGTCCTGTGGCGATCCATACCGTGCGGTTGGTGCGAAGTAGCCTGTTATCTGGTATCCCCATGAACCGTAAAACGGGTGTTCCATCAGGGGAAGGAACTCGACATGGGTAAAACCCATATCACTGACATATTCGGCAAGGAGAGGAGCCAGCTCACGGTACCCGGGCATTCTGTCGTTTTCTTCCGGGATACGCCGCCAGGATCCCGGATGCACCTCATAGATTGCGAGGGGAGCGTCAAGGGCGTTTGCCCGAAAACGGCTCTCCATCCATTCCTGATCGCCCCAGGTATAGGAGAGAGAGGCAACAGAGGAGGCAGTCCTTGGCGGTTCTTCCCACTGGAACGCAAGTGGATCACCTTTGAAGAGTCTCCTGCCCGAAGACGTCTCTATCGCATACTTATAGATTGAGCCGGAGGCCATCCCGTCAACCGAACCCTCAAAGATGCCTGAGCTGTCCCATCGGGGGTAGAGGGGATCAACACCCGGAGTCCAGTTGTTTTTGTCAGAGACAACAGATACACCCCGGGCCTCGGGAGCCCAGACCGAGAAGTCCACTCCATTCCGATGCGGTTTGGAGCCGAGGAACTCATAGATCCGGGCATGCGAGCCCTCTTTAAAGAGATAGATATCATACTCGGTTGGATCTCTTTTTTCCATGATGATCGTTCCCTCCGGGATTAGCAGAGAGGAGGCTTGAGAACCTTCAGATAGACGTGGTTCAGCTTCTCCGTCACCCTCTGCCAGTTAAACTGTTCGATGACCTTCTGCCTTCCAGCCACCCCCATAGAGGTGAGGAAGTCGGGGTTGTTGAGGGAATAACAGATCGCCCAGGCAATTGGTTCCGGTGCCGGGGGTACTTTGATCCCGTCGACAAGATTCTCGATATTCATTGAGAGGCCACCAACATCAGATGCCACGACACCTTTTTTGGCACTCCATGCCTCGGTGAGCACCAGGCCAAACGGTTCGTTCCTGCTCGGTATGCAGATGAGATCCGCTGCATTCAGGAGTTCGAGATGTTCGGCATCAGAGATGTAGCCGGTGAATTGGACAGGCAGACCACGTGATCGCGTTTGCAGGAGAGGCAGCATCTCACCCTTGCCAGCAAAGATAAACTGCACATCCCCTCTTCGTGCCAGCACATGCGAGACGGCATCAAGCAGGATATCAGGGCCTTTCTGCCAGCCAAGACGTCCGACAAAGAGAACAAGCGGAGCCAGCTTATGGATTCCGTACCTTTTTTTAATGGCCCCCGGCCGTATATCAATCATGTAGAGAGAGGGATCAGTGCCATTTGGAATAACGGATATCTTCCACTCAAAAACATCATACAGCCACATCAGTTCCACTTTCATGACCTTTGAGACGGTAATAATCTCACGGGCAAGGGCAGCCGATGATCGTTCAATCTCCGATATCTCAATAAATTCCTTCCAATCACCAAAAAAGCCACCGTTTCTCCCATATTCAGTTGAATGAAAGGTCAAAAGACAGTTCCTGTCGGAAAAAGTCTGGAGTGTCTGGTAGAAGTGCCAGTCATGAAAATGGAGGAGATCAAAGGGGGGATCATCATACGCAAGGAACCGCTCTGTCGCCTCCTCGCTCATCTCCCTGCAATGGGAGAGAATGTCGCTCTCTTGTGGCGAGAGGGAGTGAAAGTGAACGCCATTCTTTGTAAAATCCTCTCTTCCCCTGGTGAAGTAATGAACCTCATGGGTTTTCGCCAGCTCTTCTGCAAGATATGTGGCAGCAGGCGCCAGTCCCCCTACCTTCTCTGTATACACAGATTCCCAGGCAAAAAATGCTATTTTAAGCGGTTCCATAAGGTCAAAACCCTCCTGTCAACCGCTTTTTGGATCTCCTCACGGCTCTTCAGGGAATGGATCTCTGTTGCAAGCTTATCATCCCTGACAATATCCCTGATCCAGTTCTCAAAATCCTGTGACTCGGAATGGTGGAGGATACATGCGTCACTGGCTACATCCAGGAGTTTGGCAAACTCTTCCAGTGAATGGGCAGAGAACCCCTCACGGTGATAGGGGGTGCAGAAATGGAATGCATGATCCGGGGAGATGCAGCGGAGAATGCGGACTGCGGACTTTGCCCTGACCAGATTGATCTGCTCCTCCTCAAATCTGCTGAGAGCCTTCATATATTCGGTGAAGTACTGGTATGCATCTGCCTGCGTCCGCTGATCTGTCAGCGTCCCGCATGATCCCGATGTGGTTGCCATGTACGAGAAGTGATCCCGTGCCGTGAGACGCCGGTAGGTTGTTTTGTCAGGCACCCATCTGCCTGCAGTCCTGAGAGCCTCAAGTGCCGTGCATTGCATCATATTAATCGGCCATGCTACCGAGGCTGATTCCAGGAGTTCGTCGGGGATCTCTTCTGGTGAAGAGGCAGCAGCAACCGCCTCTCCGGGGAGGATGCTCTGGACACCTGCATCAGAGAGTGCTGCTGGCAATTCTTCGAGAAAGGTAAATATACCGCTTTCTGCAGGGAAGCGGCCTCCAAAGGCCTCCATATCGACCATGATATGGACGATGCCTTCATGAAATGTAGCGAGCCAGCCTGCATAGGTATCCGGCAAGAGAGGATGATAGTTCCAGTCCACATCTCCGAACCGGATGGCAATATCATCTGATAGTTCACAATGCCGGATGAGTACTGGCATTCCATCTGCCAGGTACTG
This window encodes:
- the glgB gene encoding 1,4-alpha-glucan branching protein GlgB, yielding MEKRDPTEYDIYLFKEGSHARIYEFLGSKPHRNGVDFSVWAPEARGVSVVSDKNNWTPGVDPLYPRWDSSGIFEGSVDGMASGSIYKYAIETSSGRRLFKGDPLAFQWEEPPRTASSVASLSYTWGDQEWMESRFRANALDAPLAIYEVHPGSWRRIPEENDRMPGYRELAPLLAEYVSDMGFTHVEFLPLMEHPFYGSWGYQITGYFAPTARYGSPQDLMYLIDTLHQADIGVIVDWVPSHFPSDLHGLAVFDGSHCYEHADPSKGFHPEWQSCIFNYGRHEVRSFLLSSALFWLDYYHADGLRVDGVASMLYLDYARPSGDWTPNMYGGKENLEAIQFLRLLNETVYAAFPDVQVIAEESTAWPMVTRPTYTGGLGFGMKWNMGWMHDTLRYMKRDPVHRPYHHDELTFSIIYAFSENYLLPLSHDEVVYGKGSLLGKMPGDRWQQFANLRLLYGYMYTHPGRKLLFMGGEFAQEKEWDHDAGLDWHHLSDGMHGGVQRLVRDLNSLYRNEPALHQNDDGERGFSWIDHGDRDQSVITYLRRSPEGRLACTVCNFTPVPRYGYRIGVPVAGYWEEVINTDSAYYGGSNCGNNGALEACGQPWHGHPYCLSLTLPPLATLILRPRGDVS
- a CDS encoding glycosyltransferase family 4 protein, which produces MEPLKIAFFAWESVYTEKVGGLAPAATYLAEELAKTHEVHYFTRGREDFTKNGVHFHSLSPQESDILSHCREMSEEATERFLAYDDPPFDLLHFHDWHFYQTLQTFSDRNCLLTFHSTEYGRNGGFFGDWKEFIEISEIERSSAALAREIITVSKVMKVELMWLYDVFEWKISVIPNGTDPSLYMIDIRPGAIKKRYGIHKLAPLVLFVGRLGWQKGPDILLDAVSHVLARRGDVQFIFAGKGEMLPLLQTRSRGLPVQFTGYISDAEHLELLNAADLICIPSRNEPFGLVLTEAWSAKKGVVASDVGGLSMNIENLVDGIKVPPAPEPIAWAICYSLNNPDFLTSMGVAGRQKVIEQFNWQRVTEKLNHVYLKVLKPPLC